One part of the Salinivirga cyanobacteriivorans genome encodes these proteins:
- a CDS encoding bacteriohemerythrin, with translation MALFEWEPRYSVHIDEFDEHHQKLLALLRKLHQSMLDGQGKQVVGTILDDLKSYTQYHFGAEEEKMGKLGYPKVTEHKNQHKVLIDQLDELIKDYKADKREITTDTYRFLNNWLTKHIMSADKQYTAFFKDKGM, from the coding sequence ATGGCACTTTTTGAATGGGAACCAAGGTATAGCGTTCATATTGATGAATTTGACGAACATCACCAGAAACTATTGGCTTTATTAAGAAAACTGCATCAGAGTATGCTCGACGGCCAGGGAAAACAGGTTGTGGGTACCATACTTGATGATTTAAAGTCGTATACTCAGTATCATTTTGGAGCTGAAGAAGAAAAAATGGGAAAGCTTGGCTACCCGAAAGTAACAGAGCATAAAAACCAGCATAAAGTTTTAATTGATCAACTTGATGAGTTAATTAAAGACTACAAAGCTGACAAACGAGAAATAACCACCGATACATATCGGTTTTTAAACAATTGGCTCACCAAGCACATTATGAGTGCTGATAAACAATATACTGCTTTTTTTAAGGACAAAGGCATGTAA
- a CDS encoding ATP-binding protein, with translation MERLFRISNEAKRRVSNRFHRYLYDEIDWDNRLIGISGARGSGKTFLMLQKLKELASHTMALYVTLDDVYFTGNSLVSFVDDFEKQGGKYLFLDEVHKYPNWSQELKNIYDFHPHLKIVFSSSSALEIFKGSHDLSRRALVYNLPGLSFREYLLLMHKVDIDSVTLYDLLHEHEEFSSKVLTHIKPLPLFKQYLKEGYYPFVIETGRNYLRQLMNTINTVLEVDLPAIHHIDFHSSLKIKKLLSIIAHIVPYKPNVEKLARQTDLTRPTLLKYLSYLDKAQVLKLLSTDPIGINYLNKPEKVYLQNTNIAYAFADLNADIGNLRETFFLNQLSNKHQVIYPQKGDFLIDGKYLFEVGGKNKNRNQIQGVEHAFVAADDIEYWFKSKIPLWAFGFLY, from the coding sequence ATGGAAAGATTATTTCGCATCTCAAATGAAGCTAAGCGCAGGGTTTCGAATCGTTTTCATCGTTACCTGTATGATGAAATCGATTGGGATAACCGTTTAATTGGCATTTCAGGTGCCCGGGGAAGTGGAAAAACTTTTTTGATGCTTCAAAAACTTAAAGAACTTGCATCGCATACAATGGCGCTTTACGTAACCCTTGACGACGTTTATTTTACGGGTAACAGTCTGGTTTCATTCGTGGATGATTTTGAAAAACAAGGTGGTAAATATCTTTTTTTGGATGAGGTGCATAAATATCCTAATTGGTCGCAGGAGTTGAAAAATATTTATGACTTTCATCCCCATCTGAAAATTGTTTTCTCAAGTTCTTCAGCACTGGAAATTTTTAAAGGTTCTCATGATTTAAGTAGAAGAGCACTGGTTTATAATCTTCCGGGATTGTCTTTTCGGGAATATCTTTTGCTAATGCATAAGGTTGATATTGATTCTGTTACCCTGTATGATTTGTTGCATGAACATGAAGAATTCTCATCTAAAGTGCTGACGCATATTAAGCCTCTTCCGCTTTTTAAACAATATCTGAAAGAGGGCTATTACCCTTTTGTGATTGAAACCGGGAGAAATTATCTCAGACAATTAATGAATACAATCAATACTGTGTTGGAAGTAGATTTGCCTGCCATTCATCATATTGACTTTCATTCGTCGTTAAAAATTAAAAAACTTTTATCTATTATAGCTCATATTGTACCGTATAAGCCGAATGTGGAAAAACTGGCCAGACAAACTGATCTGACGCGGCCAACACTATTGAAATATTTATCTTATCTCGATAAAGCACAGGTTTTGAAATTGTTATCCACGGATCCAATTGGTATAAATTATCTCAATAAACCGGAGAAGGTTTATTTGCAAAACACTAATATTGCCTATGCATTTGCAGATTTGAATGCTGATATTGGAAATTTGAGAGAAACCTTTTTCTTAAATCAGTTGTCAAACAAACATCAAGTTATATATCCACAAAAAGGAGATTTTTTGATTGATGGAAAATATCTTTTTGAAGTGGGTGGAAAAAATAAAAATCGTAATCAGATTCAAGGTGTAGAGCATGCATTTGTGGCTGCTGACGATATTGAGTATTGGTTTAAGTCTAAAATCCCATTATGGGCTTTTGGATTTTTGTACTAA
- a CDS encoding DUF2027 domain-containing protein, which produces MKYKKGDKVRFLNAVGEGVVTKTTADGTVFVLDDTGFENPAEQDELILISEYQEPEAGGQETEAPAQASGTPDFYPEVSQIAGNEEAKAFFAMVPQPGRDATDADLETYLINDSNYILFYNLVEVTKAQSRGIDAGIVEPNTKISLFTLLRQEIGKSGDYIFQVVFYNEGIYKPVRPIEKKIVISPIKLYKEQTFKENDFFHEKSLIFDLVAAEKPENEAPEMGTEEKKKLKELEKMMQSKKKADARPRKTVKKIEPEEKREIDLHINELIDNTTGLGNSEILAIQMDKFKSEMEQAIKDRIKRIVFIHGIGNGTLKNELRKTLTQQYSKYVFHDASFKEYGFGATLVVLNN; this is translated from the coding sequence GTTTGAAAACCCTGCTGAGCAGGATGAACTAATTTTAATTAGCGAATACCAGGAACCGGAAGCTGGTGGACAGGAAACAGAAGCTCCTGCACAAGCATCAGGCACACCTGATTTTTACCCGGAAGTTTCACAAATAGCTGGTAACGAAGAGGCCAAAGCATTTTTTGCCATGGTACCTCAACCCGGGCGCGATGCCACAGATGCCGACCTGGAAACATACCTGATTAACGACAGCAACTACATACTGTTTTACAACCTGGTTGAAGTAACCAAAGCACAATCAAGAGGTATAGACGCAGGCATTGTTGAACCCAACACAAAAATTTCACTTTTTACACTGCTCAGACAAGAGATCGGAAAATCAGGTGATTATATTTTTCAGGTGGTTTTTTACAATGAAGGTATATACAAGCCTGTACGGCCCATTGAGAAAAAGATTGTAATCAGTCCGATAAAGCTGTATAAGGAGCAAACTTTTAAAGAGAATGATTTCTTTCATGAAAAATCGTTGATTTTTGACCTTGTTGCAGCTGAAAAGCCGGAAAATGAAGCCCCCGAAATGGGCACTGAGGAGAAAAAAAAGCTCAAAGAGCTTGAAAAAATGATGCAATCGAAGAAGAAAGCTGATGCGCGACCCAGAAAGACAGTCAAAAAAATTGAACCCGAGGAGAAGCGAGAAATCGATTTGCACATCAATGAGCTTATTGATAATACAACAGGACTCGGCAATAGCGAGATCTTAGCCATTCAGATGGATAAATTCAAGTCTGAAATGGAACAGGCCATTAAGGATCGCATAAAACGCATTGTTTTTATACATGGCATTGGCAATGGCACCCTGAAAAACGAGTTGCGCAAAACACTCACACAGCAGTATTCAAAGTATGTCTTTCATGATGCCTCTTTTAAAGAATATGGCTTTGGGGCAACGCTTGTAGTATTAAACAACTAA
- a CDS encoding transposase, giving the protein MSVRRKKYDKEFKKMAVELCQTQQNRPKKEIAQELGITDNMLNRWVREHDKYGDNSFAGQGRPVMTDKEKELAQLRKELRETQIERDILKKAVSIFSKGDSRNTNS; this is encoded by the coding sequence ATGAGTGTACGAAGAAAGAAGTATGACAAAGAATTTAAAAAAATGGCAGTAGAGCTTTGTCAGACACAGCAAAACAGGCCAAAAAAGGAAATTGCACAAGAGTTGGGCATTACAGACAACATGTTAAACCGTTGGGTCAGGGAGCATGATAAATATGGAGATAACAGCTTTGCTGGACAAGGCAGGCCTGTGATGACCGACAAGGAGAAAGAGCTGGCACAGCTTCGAAAAGAACTGCGGGAAACGCAAATAGAGCGCGATATCTTAAAAAAGGCAGTGAGCATTTTCTCCAAGGGCGACAGCAGAAATACGAATTCATAA
- a CDS encoding helix-turn-helix transcriptional regulator: MGKRTQILRYHRIISHLMNAPLSYDELNHKLESDSKWHGETLTRSQRTLQRDIKDIWELYNIEIKAKQDGKYYIISNEQQEFNNRLFEAFDTFIALNIKENVSKDIQFEQRRPQGTSNFSGLLHATQEKLEIKFLYQKFYEEEPEMRHIDPYLLKEFRYRWYIIGKDHKDDHIKSFGLDRIQGLEHTKVHYDSKSKNEVAKRYKDCFGIVSPNAEKPSKVVISCTKIQGRYIQAIPLHHSQHTIKETKDEIVLGMKVYLTYDLFMELLSYGENIKVLEPKSLVVIMKQKLKAGFEQYQV, encoded by the coding sequence ATGGGTAAAAGAACACAAATACTACGTTATCACCGCATTATCAGTCATTTGATGAATGCCCCGCTTAGTTACGATGAGCTAAATCACAAGCTTGAGAGCGATTCTAAATGGCACGGAGAAACCCTAACCCGCTCTCAGCGTACTTTGCAGCGCGATATTAAAGATATTTGGGAGCTGTATAATATTGAAATCAAGGCAAAACAAGATGGAAAATACTATATCATTTCCAATGAACAACAGGAGTTTAATAACCGCTTGTTTGAAGCGTTTGATACGTTTATTGCGCTGAACATCAAAGAGAACGTGTCAAAAGATATTCAATTTGAACAACGCCGGCCACAGGGAACAAGCAATTTTTCCGGATTATTGCATGCAACACAGGAAAAGTTGGAGATAAAATTTTTATACCAAAAATTCTATGAAGAGGAGCCGGAAATGCGGCATATTGATCCTTATCTGCTCAAGGAATTTCGGTATCGGTGGTATATTATCGGGAAAGACCATAAAGATGACCACATAAAAAGTTTTGGATTAGACCGCATTCAGGGATTAGAACACACGAAAGTGCATTACGATTCAAAATCAAAAAATGAAGTTGCCAAACGCTACAAAGACTGTTTCGGCATTGTTTCTCCCAATGCAGAAAAGCCGTCGAAGGTGGTTATTTCATGTACAAAAATCCAGGGAAGATATATACAAGCTATACCCTTACATCATTCACAACACACCATCAAAGAAACCAAAGATGAAATCGTTTTGGGCATGAAAGTATATCTCACTTACGACTTATTTATGGAGCTATTGAGTTATGGCGAAAACATTAAGGTGCTTGAGCCCAAATCACTGGTAGTTATTATGAAACAAAAACTAAAAGCCGGGTTTGAACAATATCAGGTTTAA
- a CDS encoding MBL fold metallo-hydrolase has product MMNLIIHRGSSEIGGTCIELQTASTRILVNFGTPLVNKQGGSFHFDQHKHHSVDRLIRDGILPDIKSAYDSNTQIGGLLISHPHADHFGLMQYLSPQIPIWLGKATHEILKINNIFLPQNNVISHPKYFNKNEPFQIGDFTITPYWNDHSAFDAYSFLIEAEGKRIFYTGDFRAHGRKQKAFYWLLHNAPKNVDYLMMEGTTIGRNPSQLKTEEDIENELVDTFKNSTGINYIYTSSQNIDRLVSIYKACLQTHKTFVVDIYTAQILNTLSKYAGLPSPAKGFTNIKVFYAHRTTTRLFDSGKEQVAYQFTKYKITREEIHANPDQFVMVVRPSMEPEIRKLDLSNGNFIYSLWEGYKAQSSTKAFVHRFKSKGFSIHNIHTSGHADVATLKKLVDAINPKAIIPVHTFHKDWSCYICPDI; this is encoded by the coding sequence ATGATGAACCTAATCATCCACCGCGGCTCATCCGAAATTGGCGGTACCTGCATCGAACTACAAACTGCAAGCACACGCATTCTCGTCAATTTTGGAACGCCACTGGTTAATAAGCAAGGTGGTAGTTTTCATTTTGATCAGCACAAGCATCATTCAGTTGATAGACTTATTAGGGACGGAATACTTCCTGATATCAAAAGTGCATACGATTCGAACACTCAAATTGGTGGATTGCTGATTTCGCATCCACATGCCGATCATTTTGGACTCATGCAATATTTATCGCCCCAGATTCCGATATGGCTGGGTAAAGCAACACATGAAATATTGAAAATCAACAATATATTTTTACCTCAAAACAACGTAATTAGTCACCCAAAGTATTTTAATAAAAACGAACCGTTCCAGATTGGAGATTTTACCATTACGCCATACTGGAACGATCATTCAGCATTTGATGCATATTCTTTTTTAATTGAGGCCGAAGGCAAACGTATTTTTTACACCGGCGATTTTCGTGCGCACGGCAGAAAACAAAAAGCTTTTTATTGGTTACTGCACAATGCCCCTAAAAATGTCGATTACCTGATGATGGAAGGAACCACCATTGGCAGAAATCCATCACAATTAAAAACCGAAGAAGATATTGAAAATGAACTGGTTGATACATTTAAAAATTCGACAGGAATTAACTATATCTATACATCAAGTCAAAATATAGATCGGCTGGTTTCCATTTACAAAGCTTGTTTGCAAACGCATAAAACTTTTGTTGTTGATATTTACACAGCACAGATTCTCAACACATTATCAAAGTATGCAGGCCTCCCCTCACCTGCCAAAGGTTTTACGAACATAAAAGTTTTTTACGCACATAGAACCACAACGCGATTGTTTGATTCAGGAAAAGAACAAGTAGCATATCAGTTCACAAAATATAAAATTACCCGGGAAGAAATTCACGCCAACCCTGATCAGTTCGTAATGGTGGTGCGACCTTCTATGGAGCCCGAAATTAGAAAACTTGATCTATCAAATGGAAATTTCATCTATTCACTGTGGGAAGGATACAAAGCTCAATCTTCAACCAAAGCATTTGTTCATCGGTTTAAATCGAAGGGTTTTTCAATTCACAACATTCACACCAGTGGCCATGCTGATGTGGCTACATTAAAAAAATTGGTCGATGCCATTAACCCCAAAGCTATTATTCCGGTTCATACATTTCATAAAGATTGGAGTTGCTACATTTGCCCGGACATATAG